The Equus caballus isolate H_3958 breed thoroughbred chromosome 13, TB-T2T, whole genome shotgun sequence genome includes a window with the following:
- the OCM gene encoding oncomodulin — translation MSITDVLSADDIAAALQECQDPDTFEPQKFFQTSGLSKMSASQVKDVFRFIDNDQSGYLDEEELKFFLQKFESGARELTESETKSLMAAADNDGDGKIGADEFQEMVHS, via the exons ATGAGCATCACAGACGTCCTCAGTGCTGATGACATTGCAGCAGCCTTGCAGGAGTGCCAAG ACCCAGATACTTTTGAACCCCAAAAATTCTTCCAGACATCGGGCCTCTCCAAGATGTCGGCTAGTCAGGTGAAGGACGTTTTTCGGTTCATAGACAACGACCAGAGCGGATACCTGGATGAAGAGGAGCTTAA GTTTTTCCTCCAGAAGTTTGAGAGTGGTGCTAGAGAACTGACTGAGTCAGAAACCAAGTCCTTGATGGCGGCTGCAGATAATGATGGCGACGGAAAAATTGGGGCTGATG AATTCCAGGAAATGGTGCATTCTTAA